A portion of the Bombina bombina isolate aBomBom1 chromosome 9, aBomBom1.pri, whole genome shotgun sequence genome contains these proteins:
- the LOC128639935 gene encoding interferon-induced protein with tetratricopeptide repeats 5-like yields MGELSKTTLKLQLLQLNCHFTWTSTEKGSELDELEERLYDQLEFLTTKNKYMVHNILSYIKHLNGDYPEAISHLEKAEEMISESYTDKTNSKYLVTYANYAWVYYMMEDYEKSNIYLEKVKSIYKEHQLSLHNNIEFSEVYGEQGWFLLKISAKNYEKSKECFKKALETEPDDPEWNTGYATVVYRKEVIDRNKYSSKRNESLPLLKRAVELNPKDSVVKALLGLKLQELKQNKEARKWIEEALEQTPNLPYLLRYAAKFYRRAGMIDEALCLLKRAVNFIPNSGFLHHQIGLCYSQKMTRLKGSRKLVSNDEEINRLIQNAIFHFEMVLENKKSFVFAHIDLVNMYKKAKEYDKAEETFEKALNIKNLIAEEKQQLHFMYGQFQENCRKSEADAIKHYKEGLKIPENTRERRQCENALKTLANRMVKTDASDAYGFSLLGFIYKLNQNKLDAIECYEKALKFDPNNEEYLSELCDLKLNVG; encoded by the coding sequence TGAATTGTCAAAAACGACTTTAAAACTTCAACTGTTACAGCTGAACTGCCATTTTACTTGGACATCGACTGAAAAAGGCAGTGAACTTGATGAGCTAGAAGAAAGACTGTACGATCAGCTGGAATTTTtgactacaaaaaataaatatatggttcacaatatattaagttatataaaACATCTGAATGGTGATTACCCAGAAGCCATTTCTCATTTAGAAAAAGCTGAAGAGATGATTTCTGAATCATATACGGATAAAACAAACAGTAAATACCTTGTGACCTATGCTAACTATGCTTGGGTCTACTATATGATGGAAGACTATGAAAAATCTAACATCTACTTAGAGAAGGTGAAAAGTATTTATAAAGAACATCAACTTTCATTGCACAATAATATTGAGTTCTCTGAGGTATATGGTGAACAGGGATGGTTTCTGCTGAAAATTTCTGCAAAGAATTATGAGAAATCTAAAGAGTGCTTTAAGAAGGCTCTTGAGACCGAACCAGATGACCCTGAGTGGAACACAGGCTATGCAACCGTAGTGTATCGTAAGGAAGTTATTGATAGAAATAAATATTCAAGTAAAAGAAATGAATCTTTACCATTGTTGAAACGAGCTGTAGAACTAAATCCCAAGGATTCTGTGGTGAAGGCACTTCTTGGCTTGAAACTTCAGGAGTTAAAGCAAAATAAAGAGGCACGAAAGTGGATTGAAGAAGCTCTTGAGCAAACGCCAAATCTCCCATATTTACTTCGCTATGCTGCTAAATTTTACAGAAGGGCAGGAATGATTGATGAAGCTCTTTGCCTTTTAAAGAGAGCTGTAAACTTTATCCCTAATTCTGGATTTCTTCACCATCAAATAGGATTGTGCTACAGTCAAAAAATGACCCGACTGAAAGGGTCACGAAAACTCGTTTCCAATGACGAGGAAATAAACAGACTTATACAAAATGCCATATTTCATTTTGAAATGGtcttagaaaataaaaaatcttttgtgTTTGCACACATTGATTTagtaaatatgtataaaaaagcaAAGGAATATGACAAAGCAGAAGAGACATTCGAAAAAgctttaaacattaaaaatctaATAGCTGAAGAAAAGCAGCAACTCCATTTCATGTATGGACAGTTTCAAGAAAATTGCAGAAAATCAGAAGCTGATGCTATAAAACATTATAAAGAAGGGCTAAAAATACCAGAAAATACAAGAGAGCGACGACAGTGTGAAAATGCTTTGAAAACGTTAGCGAACCGAATGGTAAAAACAGACGCCAGTGATGCCTATGGATTTAGTTTGCTCGGGTTCATTTATAAGCTCAATCAAAATAAGTTGGATGCAATTGAATGTTATGAGAAAGCATTGAAGTTTGACCCAAATAACGAAGAATATCTGAGTGAGCTCTGTGACCTGAAACTTAATGTAGGTTAG